A stretch of the Vitis riparia cultivar Riparia Gloire de Montpellier isolate 1030 chromosome 13, EGFV_Vit.rip_1.0, whole genome shotgun sequence genome encodes the following:
- the LOC117927690 gene encoding uncharacterized protein LOC117927690: MVTPMVQNVLPHRDPMVTPMVQNVHPHLAVRQVGRNLPNEPPIGSISKKLDDMLSTPFCSHIIHYEPPRGFLIPKFSTYDGSSDPFDHIMHYRQLMTLDIGNDQLLCKVLPASLQSQALSWFHRLPPNSVDNFRDLSEAFVGQYLCSARHKQNISTLQNIKMQDNESLREFVKRFGQAVLQVEAYSMDIVLQIFKRSICPGTPFFESLAKKPPTTMDDLFQHASKYLMLEDDVRAATQQVLVAGQASRGGAQRNAKLPDRPRPSDRRQEGSSRPEMPPLTPLSISYEKLLPVIQSMSDFRWPRPLGTDPSKCDHSKKCAFHKEHGRTTEECRCLHYLVKKLIKAGHLKQYLCSDTRGRDASRNHNPKAPKAPATPKAVINYINGGPSNEEHDSKRKRQRLLREALVHGTIIFLPVDPTQILQPHRDALILSLEMGNFDVRRILVDPGSSADLVQASVISHMGHSLTGLENPGRILSRFNGASTTFLGDIVLSVQVGPVTLNMQFSVVQDLSPFNVILGRTWLHYMKAIPSTYHQMVSFLTKDGQINLYDSQLAARQCYQIAREAGTSQEDKPLPEPTHALDQ; this comes from the exons ATGGTCACCCCCATGGTGCAGAACGTACTCCCGCACCGTGACCCCATGGTCACCCCCATGGTGCAGAACGTTCACCCGCACCTAGCGGTACGACAAGTTGGGAGAAACCTCCCAAACGAGCCGCCCATTGGCTCTATCAGCAAAAAGCTAgacgacatgctctccacgcctttctgCTCTCATATCATTCATTACGAGCCCCCAAGGGGATTCCTCATACCAAAATTCTCCACATACGATGGGTCCAGCGACCCcttcgaccatatcatgcattatcgacAACTCATGACTCTCGATATAGGCAACGATCAGCTACTATGCAAAGTATTGCCCGCCAGCCTACAAAGTCAAGCTCTCTCATGGTTCCATCGCCTACCTCCCAATTCTGTTGATAATTTCAGAGACCTATCAGAAGCCTTCGTGGGACAATACTTATGCTCCGCTCGACATAAGCAGAATATCAGCActttgcaaaacataaaaatgcaagATAACGAATCCTTAAGGGAGTTCGTGAAGCGGTTCGGTCAGGCCGTATTACAGGTAGAGGCTTATAGCATGGACATTGTCCTACAAATCTTCAAGCGAAGCATCTGTCCAGGCACTCCATTTTTCGAATCACTCGCTAAAAAGCCTCCTACGACGATGGACGACTTATTCCAACACGCGAGCAAATACTTAATGCTCGAAGATGACGTACGAGCAGCCACCCAGCAAGTCTTGGTTGCCGGACAGGCATCCAGAGGGGGTGCCCAAAGAAATGCCAAACTTCCGGATCGGCCAAGGCCGTCCGATCGAAGGCAGGAAGGGTCAAGTCGCCCGGAAATGCCACCCCTCACACCCCTTTCCATATCTTATGAGAAGCTCCTCCCTGTAATCCAAAGCATGTCCGACTTCAGGTGGCCTAGACCCCTTGGAACGGACCCATCCAAATGTGATCATAGTAAAAAGTGCGCCTTCCATAAGGAGCATGGTCGCACAACGGAGGAGTGCAGATGCCTCCATTATTTGGTCAAAAAGCTCATAAAGGCGGGACATTTAAAGCAATACCTCTGCTCAGATACCAGAGGTAGAGACGCTTCCCGAAATCACAACCCAAAAGCCCCCAAGGCCCCAGCCACCCCCAAAGCCGTTATAAACTATATTAACGGAGGCCCATCTAACGAGGAGCATGACTCCAAACGAAAGAGACAGAGATTGTTGCGGGAAGCGTTAGTGC ATGGGACAATCATTTTCCTACCAGTAGACCCCACCCAGATATTGCAGCCGCACCGCGACGCCCTCATTCTGTCCCTGGAAATGGGAAATTTTGACGTGAGACGCATCCTGGTTGACCCGGGTAGCTCGGCCGATCTTGTACAAGCATCGGTCATTAGCCACATGGGACACAGTCTCACAGGCCTCGAAAATCCTGGGCGAATCTTATCCAGATTCAACGGGGCATCAACTACTTTCCTGGGAGATATTGTACTGTCGGTCCAAGTTGGCCCAGTCACTCTCAACATGCAATTTTCAGTAGTACAAGatttatcacccttcaatgTCATCTTGGGGCGCACATGGCTACATTACATGAAAGCCATCCCTTCTACGTATCATCAAATGGTAAGCTTCCTTACCAAAGATGGACAAATCAACCTATACGACAGCCAATTAGCCGCTCGCCAATGCTACCAGATAGCGCGAGAAGCAGGGACCAGCCAGGAGGATAAACCCCTCCCTGAGCCCACCCATGCACTTGACCAATAG